TCGAGCTCGACGTTTCTGGCCTGGAGCTGCGCGTTTTGGTCCTGGAGCTCCGAGAGCGTGGCCTGGTCGGCGGTCAGGTTGGTCACGACGTTGCCGATGCCCTGGAAGGGCGCCGCCACCGTCGCGCCGAGGTAGCGCACGGGGGTGGTGACGAGCGAGAAGGCCCCCCGCACGCCCTCCAGGGGGCCGCTCGCCCCCATCCGGACGCTCAGGGTGAAGAGCGCGAGCGAGATCGCGACGCAGGCCGCGAGGGTGCGGGTGCCGCTCGACTGCCGGTTGCTGCCGATGGTCGGCGACGCCGTCCGACCCCTTCCGGAGTAAGGCACGCCTACTGGCCCGCGCTCTGGACGAAGCCGCCGGACAGGGCGTTGGCCTCGAGGACCTTGGCGCAGCCGTTGACGACGTTTTCCAGGGCGGTCGGGCTCACGTTGACGGGAACCCCGGTCTCCTCGCGCAGGCGCTGGTCGAGACCGCGCAAAAGGCCGCCGCCGCCCGTGAGCAGGATGCCGTAGTACATGAGGTCCGAGGCGAGGTCCGGCGGCGTCACGTCGAGGGCGTCCTTGACGGCCTTGGTGACCTCGTCGAGGGGACGGTCGAGGGCGCGGCGGATCTCCTCGCTCTCGATGCGCACGGTCTTGGGCAGGCCGCTCATGACGTCGCGGCCGTTGACCTCGACGTCGAGCTCCTCGGCGAGCGAGGATGCGGAGCCGACCTTGATCTTGATGTCCTCGGCCGTGCGCTCGCCGATGGAGAGGTTGTAGGCGTCGCGGACGTGCTCCAGGATCGTCTGGTCGAACTCGTCGCCGGCCGTGCGGATAGACTGGGAGACCACGATGCCGCCCATCGAGATGACGGCGACCTCGGTGGTGCCGCCCCCGATGTCGACGACCATGGAGCCCGTCGGGTCCTCGATGGGCAGGTCGGCGCCGATGGCAGCGGCCATGGGCTCCTCGATGAGGTAGGCCTGGCGCGCCCCGGCCTGGATGGTGGCCTCGAAGACGGCGCGCTTCTCGACGGAGGTGACGCCCGAGGGCACGCACACGACGACGCGCGGCCGGGGCGACCACGGATAGTGACGGTCGCGGGCCTTCTCGATGAAGTAGCGCAGCATCACCTCGGTGACGTCGAAGTCGGCGATGACGCCGTCCTTGAGCGGGCGCTCCGCGATGATGGAGCCGGGTGTGCGGCCGATCATGCGCTTGGCGTCGGCGCCCACCGCCAGAACGCGGCTCTCGGACTTGTCGATGGCCACGACCGAGGGCTCGTTGATGACGATGCCCTGGCCACGCACCGCGACGAGCGTGTTGGCGGTGCCGAGGTCGATCGCGAGGTCGCCGCCGTACTCTCCAAAGAGGGAGTCAAAGATTGACATTGCCTTGGTCCTAGTCAGTCGAGGTGTTGCCTGATCCAGACTGGGAGGCGTACTCGGGCGTGACCGAGGCGACCTTCCAGCTGATGCCGTCGCGCTTCATCGAGATGACGTAGTCCTGCTCCCCGCCCGAGGCGAGAGCGGCGGTGAGATGGACCGTCGAGTCGGTCATGGTCTGGTCGACCCCGTTGACGGAGACGGTGGCACCCGAGGGCAGGGCGTCGCTCATCTCCTGGATCTGCTCGGTCGAGGTGCCGCTCACGACGTAGGAGGCCAGGTCCGACCCGCTCGTCTTGGCGGCAAAGAGCTCCTCGGAGACGGCCTGCTGCGTGGGCCAGCCGTAGCCCCTCGTGTAGGCGAAGACCGAGGCACCCACGGCGAGCAGGAGCACGACGAGAATCGCGATGAAGACCTTGAGTCCCGTGTGGCGGTGCTTCTTCCTGACCTTGCGCTCCTTCTTGTCGGCGGCCATGAGGTCCTCCTCGGTGACCGAGAAGAAGCCCGTGTCCTCCGGAGACGGCATGAGCTCGCCCGAGGAGCCCGTGGGGTCGAGCGGGTCGTAGCCCGCCCCGTAGCCCGCGGCGGCGAGAAAGGCGTCGGTCTCGGAGGGGCGGCGATCGCCCAAGGAGGCCACGGCCTTACGCGCCGCGTCATAGGAGGCCTGGGCCTCCGGCGAGAACGTGAACGAGGTGTCGGAGGCGGCGTGCGCGAAGGCGTCCACGGCCTCGGACATGCGGTTTGCCGCGACGTAGGCCAAGCCGAGGTCGCACCAGACCCTCGACTGGCTCTCGAGCGGGGTCGTGAAGTCGAGCGCGGTGCGGTAGGCCTCGACGGCGTCGACGGAGCGACCGAGCCGCATGAAGCAGCTGCCCAGCTTGGAGAGGGACACGGCGGGCGCGGGGTTGGTCTCGTCGATGGCGGCGCTGCGGTAGGCGATGCCCGCGCTGCGCGCGTCGCCGGAGCGCTCATAGGCTGAGCCGAGAGCCAGGTAGGCCTTGTAGGGGGTCGCGTAGGAGGTGTCGGCCACGGACTCGGTGAGGGCCGCGATCGCCTCGGGGAGGTGCCCGGCGGCGAGCAGGGCGCGTCCGCGGTTGCAGCTGAGCGCCCCTCGCTTGCCGTAGGCGCCGTCGGCGAGCGCAGAGCCATAGGCCGCGGCCGCCGCGTCGAACTGCCCGAGCTTCATGTAGGCGTTGCCGCGCAGGTGGTCGACCTCGCCGGAGACCTCGCCGGGGCGGACGGCCTCGCCGAGGTGCGTCACGGCGCCCAGCCAGTCCGCGCTCTGGTAGGCGCGCTTTCCGGATTCGTATGCCTGTTGGTTCACGATGCCCTCCAAGACTGTGCGAGCGCGCGGCTAGGCGCGGCCGTGCTCGATTCTAACGGAGTTGATGGTGTCACCCTGGCGCAGCGCGCCGATGACGTCGGCGCCCTCGAGGGTGGTGCCGAAGACCGTGTAGCCCGAGTCGAGGCCGTGCTGGGCCCCGAGACAGAAGTAGAACTGGGAGCCCGCGGAGTCGGGGTCCGCCGAGCGGGCCATGGCCAGCGCGCGGTCGACGTGGGAGTTGCGCGGGTTGGTCGCGTACTCCTGGCGGATGCGGTAGCCGGGGCCGCCCGTGCCGGGAAGCCCGGTGGGACCGGAGGCCCCCGCGGCCACCTGCTCGCTCGTCATGTCGCGCGTGTGGGGGCAGCCCCCCTGGATGACGAAGCCGGGGACGTGGCGGTGGAACTTCAGGCCGTCGTAGAAGCCCGCCTCGGCAAGCTCGCAGAAGTTGGCGACGTGAACGGGGGCGCCCTCGGCGTCGAGCGCCACGCGGATGGTGCCCCGCGCGGTGTCGAACACGGCGACCTCGTCTCCCGTGGTCTTGTAGGACGGCGTGTAGAGCGGGTCTTGGATGAAGCCCATGTCCCCTCCTGATTCGAGCGTGGCGCATGCGCGTCCACCCTTTGGCTGTAACTATGCAATCTTAGCAGGAAGTCCGGTGTTTCACACATTTGGCAGACGTGGGCGACGTGCGACGCGCCCGGGCCTGCCCCCATGCGCACAACGACATGCGGGGGCCCGATCCGTGCGCAGAGGCAGGCTCGCCGCGAAGATGGGGGCCGAGCGCGGTGCGCCCGCGCAGCGGCCTAGGAGCTCTGGGGCTCCCAGGACGCGTAGCTCTGCGAGAAGAGCGTCGCGTAGCTCTGCGCGGCCTCCGCCGGGGCGAGGATCTTCTCGCGGTCGGAGACGGGGTCCGCCGAGGCGACGGAGATCGACCACGACCTGCCCAGGGCGTCGCAGCGGTTGCGCAGCCAGTTGCCGAGCGTCTCGAGGTTGTCGATCGTCGACGTGTAGGCGCCCGCGCCGTCGTCGAGCGACTGGATCTGCGAGATGAGGTTGGATACCTCGATCGAGAGGTCGGCCGCGTCGGCCTGGCCGGAGGCGCGCGCGTCGGCGTCGGCGGAGACGCCGTCGGAGCGCAGGCTCTCCTCGTTGGCGTCCACGCGCGCGGAGAGGTCCCCCAGGCTCTCGTAGGCCGCCGAGATGGCCGAGAAGACCTCGTCCGTGTCGGCGGTCGAGGCCGCGTCGGACGCGTCCGAGGAGGAGGCCGCCTCGGAGCGGTCCTGGCCGCTGAGCAGGTCAAGGAAGCCGGGAAAGCCCGACTGGGAGGTATCGGCGGGGGTCGTCGCCTTGGTCTGCGTGGCGTCGGGATCCCAGGGATGCGTGATCAGTAGGGTCGCCCCTCCCACCACCACGACGGCGGCGAGCGCCGCGAA
This is a stretch of genomic DNA from Thermophilibacter immobilis. It encodes these proteins:
- a CDS encoding tetratricopeptide repeat protein, whose translation is MNQQAYESGKRAYQSADWLGAVTHLGEAVRPGEVSGEVDHLRGNAYMKLGQFDAAAAAYGSALADGAYGKRGALSCNRGRALLAAGHLPEAIAALTESVADTSYATPYKAYLALGSAYERSGDARSAGIAYRSAAIDETNPAPAVSLSKLGSCFMRLGRSVDAVEAYRTALDFTTPLESQSRVWCDLGLAYVAANRMSEAVDAFAHAASDTSFTFSPEAQASYDAARKAVASLGDRRPSETDAFLAAAGYGAGYDPLDPTGSSGELMPSPEDTGFFSVTEEDLMAADKKERKVRKKHRHTGLKVFIAILVVLLLAVGASVFAYTRGYGWPTQQAVSEELFAAKTSGSDLASYVVSGTSTEQIQEMSDALPSGATVSVNGVDQTMTDSTVHLTAALASGGEQDYVISMKRDGISWKVASVTPEYASQSGSGNTSTD
- a CDS encoding zinc ribbon domain-containing protein, with the translated sequence MRCPSCGMRVPDGSLSCPWCHADLGLTQKISLGEASWCPTCGALVAPGAETCPKCGSALPREPAARATRDLDLPQIGNTSEMRALADDAGKTGVITRIESAIPAGDADSSPAARHDRMPRTRVFLFAALAAVVVVGGATLLITHPWDPDATQTKATTPADTSQSGFPGFLDLLSGQDRSEAASSSDASDAASTADTDEVFSAISAAYESLGDLSARVDANEESLRSDGVSADADARASGQADAADLSIEVSNLISQIQSLDDGAGAYTSTIDNLETLGNWLRNRCDALGRSWSISVASADPVSDREKILAPAEAAQSYATLFSQSYASWEPQSS
- a CDS encoding peptidylprolyl isomerase; translation: MGFIQDPLYTPSYKTTGDEVAVFDTARGTIRVALDAEGAPVHVANFCELAEAGFYDGLKFHRHVPGFVIQGGCPHTRDMTSEQVAAGASGPTGLPGTGGPGYRIRQEYATNPRNSHVDRALAMARSADPDSAGSQFYFCLGAQHGLDSGYTVFGTTLEGADVIGALRQGDTINSVRIEHGRA
- the mreB gene encoding rod shape-determining protein, giving the protein MSIFDSLFGEYGGDLAIDLGTANTLVAVRGQGIVINEPSVVAIDKSESRVLAVGADAKRMIGRTPGSIIAERPLKDGVIADFDVTEVMLRYFIEKARDRHYPWSPRPRVVVCVPSGVTSVEKRAVFEATIQAGARQAYLIEEPMAAAIGADLPIEDPTGSMVVDIGGGTTEVAVISMGGIVVSQSIRTAGDEFDQTILEHVRDAYNLSIGERTAEDIKIKVGSASSLAEELDVEVNGRDVMSGLPKTVRIESEEIRRALDRPLDEVTKAVKDALDVTPPDLASDLMYYGILLTGGGGLLRGLDQRLREETGVPVNVSPTALENVVNGCAKVLEANALSGGFVQSAGQ